From a single Sus scrofa isolate TJ Tabasco breed Duroc chromosome 13, Sscrofa11.1, whole genome shotgun sequence genomic region:
- the LOC110256558 gene encoding serine/threonine-protein kinase WNK4-like, whose amino-acid sequence MWQGPGRDPRAGDGEEMRPSQPGLASTPRGLSPLCLGPGPTEATVPTKSLAMALVTGLNWGRESPQAQKLLQPNLQAWFVPMWGLAACSPRGTWPQAYGPCPGPAVPLWPAVPSSPTAPLQPAAPSSQLPPPASCPSTASYPLQSAVPILPAVPSSQLSPYCQLSLSSQLSLLVLSPLASCSLQPVSPYCQLSLPASCPLWGCPLWPAVPSSHLSLPASCPPLGPACSGLWTLHHGGAPSSQVRFRRPLLHGALPGAAAEGPDVPRSVLQESRASFRTRTTPPQARFISECRYVPESTEAPGLPGLRLAMSEQDPRPKL is encoded by the coding sequence ATGTGGCAGGGCCCTGGAAGGGACCCAAGGGctggagatggagaagagatgAGACCATCTCAGCCCGGCCTTGCCAGCACCCCACGCGGCCTGTCCCCTCTGTGTCTGGGTCCAGGACCCACAGAAGCGACTGTGCCCACTAAGAGcctggctatggctctggtcactggcCTTAACTGGGGGAGAGAGAGTCCACAGGCCCAGAAGCTCCTGCAGCCCAATCTCCAGGCTTGGTTTGTGCCCATGTGGGGGCTGGCTGCCTGCAGTCCCAGGGGGACGTGGCCACAGGCTTatggcccctgccctgggccagctGTCCCCCTCTGGCCAGCTGTCCCTTCCAGCCCAACTGCCCCCCTCCAGCCAGCTGCCCCCTCCAGCCAGCTACCCCCTCCAGCCAGCTGTCCCTCTACTGCCAGCTATCCCCTCCAGTCAGCTGTCCCCATACTGCCAGCTGTCCCCTCCAGTCAGCTGTCCCCATACTGCCAGCTGTCCCTCTCCAGCCAGCTGTCCCTTCTGGTGTTGTCCCCTCTGGCCAGCTGCTCCCTCCAGCCAGTCTCCCCCTACTGCCAGCTGTCCCTTCCAGCCAGCTGTCCCCTCTGGGGTTGTCCCCTCTGGCCAGCTGTCCCCTCCAGCCATCTGTCCCTTCCGGCCAGCTGCCCCCCTCTGGGGCCGGCTTGCTCTGGCCTGTGGACCCTGCACCACGGAggtgccccctcctcccaggtACGTTTCAGGAGGCCCCTGCTCCATGGAGCCCTCCCCGGGGCTGCTGCAGAGGGTCCTGACGTGCCAAGAAGCGTCCTCCAAGAATCACGTGCATCCTTTAGAACGCGCACCACGCCTCCCCAGGCGCGTTTTATATCCGAATGTCGGTATGTACCTGAAAGCACTGAAGCCCCGGGGTTACCGGGTTTGAGACTGGCTATGTCTGAGCAGGACCCGAGGCCAAAGCTGTAG